A window of Nonomuraea angiospora genomic DNA:
TCGATCGCCTTCTACTCCAAGCTCTTCGGCGTCGAGCCGGCCAAGCGCCGCCCCGGCTACGCCAACTTCGCCATCACCGAGCCCCCGCTCAAGCTCGTGCTTCTGGAGGGCGAGCAGGACCAGGAAACCGTCATGGACCATCTCGGCGTCGAGGTGGCCGCCACCGAGGACGTCACCGCCGCCGCCGAGCGCCTCGAGCGGGCCGGCCTGGCCACCTTCGCCGAGAACGACACCTCCTGCTGCTACGCCCTGCAGGACAAGGTGTGGGTCCGCGGCCCCGGCGCCGAACCGTGGGAGGTCTACGTGGTCAAGGCCGACGCCGACACCCTCGGCAAGTCCGCCGCCGACCCCGCCGCGCCGTGCGCCTGCGGTCCGGCCGACGGCCAGGCCGGCGGGCGGAACGCACCGGCAGCCGCCGGCTGCTGCTGACCCTGGGTACGGCCAGGCCCGGTGGAGAGGCGAGTCACCGCAGGACTCGCGCCTCGAAAGGTGCGAGAGTGACCTCACCGGGCAGCCGGTCGCGCTCGCCGCCGGTAAAGCTCGACGACCAGAGCGTGCTCCTCACGCCGGGGAACGCGACCCGCTGGTCGCGGCCGGAAAGGTTCACCGCCACGACGAGTGAGTCCCCGCCGTCGCCACGGAGGTATGCCAGATGGTCCGGGTGGGCGGAGAGCACGGTGATGTCGCCCTGGCGCAGCGCGGCCAGCTCTCGCCGGAGCTTCAGGAGTTCCCGGACGCGGGAGAGGGGCGAGCGGGGGTCGAGTTCCTGACTCTCGACGCTGAGCTGCCCCGCCCACGCGGGTATGGGCAGCCACGGCTCGACGTCGTCGGGCGTGAATCCGGCGTGCGACGGCGTCGTCTCCCAGGGCATGGGCATCCGCTGGGGGTCCCGGCCGAGTCCGAGGCCGGGCGCGCGAAGCTCGGCGCAGTCGCGGGCGCGGCCGGCGTCGACCGGGGCGTCGGGCAGGCCGAGTTCGTCGCCGTAGTAGAGC
This region includes:
- a CDS encoding ArsI/CadI family heavy metal resistance metalloenzyme, with the protein product MSRVQLALRVGDLEGSIAFYSKLFGVEPAKRRPGYANFAITEPPLKLVLLEGEQDQETVMDHLGVEVAATEDVTAAAERLERAGLATFAENDTSCCYALQDKVWVRGPGAEPWEVYVVKADADTLGKSAADPAAPCACGPADGQAGGRNAPAAAGCC
- a CDS encoding DUF3459 domain-containing protein, whose protein sequence is MPWETTPSHAGFTPDDVEPWLPIPAWAGQLSVESQELDPRSPLSRVRELLKLRRELAALRQGDITVLSAHPDHLAYLRGDGGDSLVVAVNLSGRDQRVAFPGVRSTLWSSSFTGGERDRLPGEVTLAPFEARVLR